The sequence below is a genomic window from Aspergillus nidulans FGSC A4 chromosome V.
AAGCAAGGCTGACTTGTTGGGGATACAAGACCGGGAGACTTCATTGTAAATTGGAGTAAGATACTGGCGCCAGATGTCGTAGAGCTGTTTCGATGACGCTGCGAGATTCGTGACGGCTCTAAAGGATGGCGCCGACTGGAAGATCTGAACGAGGAGCTCGGTCGGTAGTGCTAAGAGCGGAGATTCTCTGGGCGCCGTTGGTACGGTCATAGCTCTTGTGTTCATCAAAACAGTCGAGATGAAAGAGGGCGGTTTGACATGGAAGCGGGTTGAGGGATCAAGCACTGAAGGAGGACAATGCAGATGAAGCAGCGGGgaggattgaggaggaagtggaGAGATAAGTCGACGTCACGACGGCGAGTAGTGTTAGTCTTAAATGTCGTGAATGGGGAGGCTTGGATTCCCCCTCCGAGCCGCATCACCTGACCAGGCAACAATACTTAGGAACCTGCCAGGCACCAGTGGCCCTTTCGTGGGTTGACCTCCACAAAGCAAAATCACTTTGTTCTTGGTGAGTCTTGTCAATACTTGATCGTGCTCGAGACCAGCAATTGACGTATTACCAGGGCCTACTCGCGGCCATGCATTTACCACTTCAATGCGGACAATGGCAGAAACCATGTCCATCATTTGAAATAGGCTTTTACTGAAACTGCGAAAGGGAAACAGACGATCAATAAGCGCACAATGAAGCGTGACTACCGTCTGTCTAAGAGACGCGGCCTACTTGCTGATCATCGCAAGCGTGTCGAACCCAGCACACTAGAGATGGACGCTCCACGTTCTCGGGGTTGAAGCCTGCAGGCTATGCAGCGAATCTAAGTTGTTATACGACGAGCGAGACCGATTTTAGAGAGGAAAAATCTGCCATAGTTCCTAAGGGACTCAGCAGGTGAGAACTTGTCTCAACCGTTTTCGCTAAACCTACGCCTTCCGTCCTGGCGGCACCCCGTTTCGTAGCGGTAGaatcctcttttcttttcttttttttttttttttttcaagaAGAATACGCGCTGTCAGCAACCGACCAATACCGCGGTATATTTGGTCGCTCCATGTTGCCATATCAAGCATGCACCCAGCGTACGGAGATGGTGTGATCAACAACTTAACGACGATAGACGCGGCGTTGACGGCGTAGTTGCTTTGGCTTATCTCCATTTTTGAACTACGTCTATCACCAGTTCTGCCTGTGTACTCCAATGGTCCAGGAATCCGAGTGCTGAGAAAAAAAATCTAGATTGTTATAGACTATGTTTGCTCAGGCTTCTCAATTTCAGTATGCTTTCAAGCCCTGATACCTGAACTACATGCAGAGAAGTCACGGACCGAGACGGAAATTTTGCACGAATAAGAGGAATCTGATGCGCTGGCAACGCTGCGAGATAATGCGGGCTTTCTGATGGGAGAGCCCGTGCTTTCGAAAAAATAAATGAAAATGTTCTCCCATACCGAGTTCTAGCCAACTGGAATACGCCATCCCTACAAACATGCGCCAATCGCTAGtatatgaagatggaaggaTTTGTTGGTCTAGACGCAGCAAAGGTCAGCAACACTAGCATTCGCCATTCATCCCGCAAAACCGATGACGAATTCGTGGACTCATCACCTACCATAGGCTACGAAATAGATCTAGACTGTCATCACCGGCACGGAGATAGCTCTTCCAATAATGGCGAAACGTGGTGCATCGGAGAAACAGCATCGTGACAAGGGTAGGGAAGTCTTCCCGTCAGCACTGAGCTAGAGCTGAATTGCCCCGCGAAATCACTGCCCTCTGGCTTTCTGTCGATGAAGCAGGTCAGCGCGCACTCTTCGAAATGCTTATAAATATGTTGCCCATTCTCCCGGTTGCATCTCCTGGAGACTACTAAGTACATTTGATCATCCGTTTCAAGCTATCTCTGCTACACCTTGAAAAGTAGGACAAACATGTCCCGAGTCTGGCACATCAGTGGCGCCAACACCGGGCTTGGCCTCGAGCTCACGCTCAAAGCCCTGTCCGAGGGTGACCGCGTCATCGCCGCCGTACGCACTCCGTCGAAAGTCCCGGATAGCTTGAAACGGAACGACGTTGAAATCCACCAGTTCGACCTCTCCTGGCCCCAGGAAGCTATGGACATGTATGCAAAAAAAGCATTCGCAGCGTTTGGGAAGATCGATGTTCTCGTTAATAGTGCAGGCTATTCGTATATGGGTGCAATCGAAGAGTCCGAGTAAGGACCACCTGCTTCTCGACCTTCTTTACCCAGACACTTCACCCCATAAGAGCCTAAGGCAGACGCTAATGCAACCTCAGGGACGCTGCGGTGAAGACTCAGTTTGATATTAACGTCTTCGCCCAGCTCCGGCTTATCTGCGCAGCCTTGCCTCACCTTCGCGGACAAGGCAGTGGCACAATTAtaaacttctcttccatcgGCGGTCTAATCTCCGGCCCTAGTAACGGGATCTACTGCGCCACCAAGTTCGCGCTGGAGGGTCTAACGCAAGCCCTCGCGGCCGAGATCGCGCCATTCGGGCTCAAGGCGCTGGTCGTTGAGCCGGGCTATTTCCGcacctccttcctctcatCCGTCACCTCTGGAACCAACATCGCACCTGCATTGGATGTCTATGAGGGGACAGCTGCGCATGAGGCGCGGAAGGCTTTCTTCGATTATGATGGAAATCAACGCGGCGATCCGAAAGAGGGCGTCAAGAGGATATGGGAGTATGTCGCTGATGAAGGGCTGCTGaaggggaaggaaaagcTGTTAAGATTACCTTTAGGAAGTGATACTGGAAGTGTGCTGACTGCAGTGGCGAAGGAgttagagaagacagcgGAGGCGTACGAAGAGGTGTGGAGGAGTACGGATTTCACTGAAGGGAAGTAGGGGGCCTGTCCTCTAAGCCTCCGCAGTTATTTCGTCTGTCATTCTTCCGACTTGACTATTCTGTTCTTTCATTGATAAATGGGGATCCGGAGAACGCTGTTGTTTAACGAAGCTGAATTGTATTATCAGCCTCCGTTGTTGTAATGATCACCGCTCCATGCTTATCGTAGCACACGAATAGAGCGCGAGCTGCCCACGCAGGTGACAGATCATCATGTCCATAGAATCAAATCCCTGGGACGACGCGCTTCTTGAGCCCGTCGAACAgaccccagctcctccagctgctaAACCACAACTCTAGAGTATCATAGGTCACCGCTACAGATGCGGAAATAGAGCCCATATGCAGACCAAGAGGATAGAGGTCTGCGGCCAGATTTTGGTGAGGAGTACAGGGCTGTAAAAAGTATTAAGTTCCCGTTTCCAGCTGATGTACACTCCTCTTCTCATAAACCTATATGCTGGTCAACGTGCTCGTCGTTGATGGCTCCCGTCCTTTATACTGAGGAGACTTGTttttttctccagctctctcTGCACTTACCGAGGTTAGTATAACTTGCTCTGAGTGGCTGTGACCATATGGCAGGTTTATGTCCTGGCTTCCGGGACATTGATGGGCTTTATTTGTTCGTTGACTAACCGTGGAGCCTTCAAGTGACTTTATATCTTCATCACCACATGTCATGCCATTTCTCGACCTACATTCACTCAAACCATTCTAAATTACAGAATGGCGATAAAGACAGAGCACGAAAAACTCGCCTTCCGGTCGTCCTCTACGTTATGTCCAACGTTCctcgcagccatggcgccTCGTGTCGCCGGCCGAAGTCAAAACCACAAAAACTCAGTCCTAGCTGACTCAACATCTTTCAACATCCTGTCCGGATGCGGAGAAAGCTTTACATTGCATCACAGTATCTGAGCGAAGCCCAAACCTATGGATCAGAGAAGAACTCTGGATATTGAGACTCTCCAGCAGTCGGTAGCAGTTATACTACGGCTTCAAATACTCATTGGCCCTCGTATCTCGTCCGACGTATCTGCGGCCTGGTCTAGCTCAAGATCACGTCAGAGTTCAGGCATGATAGAATTGCAGTAGTGGTCATTGCCAGTAATGATAACTTGACTTTGCGAAGAGAGTCTATCTCAATCCAAGTTAGGCAATACTAGCTGGTTTCGTGAAGGCCTTTAAGACTGAAGACACCGTTGCAACCCGTGAATGAAGCCCTCAGGATATATTGCTTGATCATCAATAAACGGAGGACAGGGATATGGGTATACAAGGCAAAACAAAGTCAGGCGAGCTCCTGCTAGTTGAATGGACATGACATTGTTGTGATGAGATTGGGCCCCCAGCCTTACTCTTCAGAGGAAGCTCTGGAAACAATGGTAGACAACCGCTACTAAGACGGCTACAGGGACTCCCGCTGTCGACTCTTCAGAGGTGTTTGAGGACGGACCactataatgctcgtactAATGTCGATGTTCTACCTAGGCTGCCCAGTGCAGCAATTGCGCTTAACCGTGTTTCCTTCATGTCATGACGATTGTCGAATATCAATACTTAAAGCTGTCTTGAAGGCGGATTTTAAGCCAgtcgctgctgctccttACATTGTACTCTGAGATGGGTAGCGCACTCTGAAAAAAAGGTTGGGTTGTAAGCCCATTATATAAGGCAGAAGGCCGAGCGGCAAGATTAACAAAGGTCGCCAGAGTTAGGGCTAAATGTCAAAGCGCCTGACGGAATACTAGCACTCTTCTATTAAGACGTCGCGGACTATTTCCTGTCTCTATTCAGCCAAAAGGTTACCGTCAGCGACAAGCTATCGTCTTCACCCATCTGTGGCAGACCAAATTCAGGAGCATTCAGACCATCGCCGCATTCATGTTTCTCACCAACCAGCAAGAGACTCCGCAAGCCAATCTTCTTTAAGAATTGTTACAGTCACAGCGACTCTGTAATATGGACAATCAGACACAAAAGGCTGAATACGAGTCAAATATGATCCGGACTGCGATGGCAGCAGTAACCTATATTTGGAGTCCAGAGTGCGGCGCCATACGATCGCCTAGCTATTGCTAGCTGGTAAAGAATTTGCCCGACAGTATATGACTGGTGACGAGTGCTAAATCGACTTGGTCTCTAAGTGACTATTCCCGACCTCGCGCTGAACTATGCCGAGTTGAACGCCACAACGGTGCTCCTGCTATTTCCGATTCCCTTGCCCCAGTAGGACACGCGTGACTCACCAAGAGAGTTCGTCTGGAGGTagaaaaagagaagctgACTGCAGATAGGCAGAAAAAGGCAGAACTCGTCGATGGCTGTATTGGGAGCATATATATTTCCTTAAACGCGATTGCTTCCTGCAAACATATATCGTCAGGAAGAATATATATGGGTTATCATACGATAAGCcgccatcgtcgtcaatgtTCGTGACTGAACAAACCTTACCCGTACTCCACCGAATTTGATATACCATCGGCTTCGACTCGGCTCAACAAAGCCGCACCGACGATTGAGGCCCATGTAGCAAGCAGAAAAGCGGAGACCATGCCCCATCGCCAGACTTGGCAGCGGTGTTCTCGCTCCCCAATTGCTCTCTCGCCGCCGCTATTTTAGCTCTACGCTAAAATAGGCACTAGTTTAGTAGTTCGCACGCTTCTGTTCAGATTACTAGCTTTCCACCACGGCATTCCGAGCCGTTGGTGCTGGAACATATTCTGGACCAAGGCGTGTGGGAAAAGAATAGTACATGTTACGCGGGGTTTTTGAGTTGCAATTCCGATTATGATGCTCGGGATATCCGAACTCACTACATTGTACTAAATAGCCCTAGCCAACTGAGTTACTAGTAGTATCGATGGCTTATATGCATCTCGCTGTAGGACAGGCGAGAGGAGCGTACTGGGGGCCCATCAAGGGGGCTAGGCCCTGGCCCCCCTTTCCTCCATATGCGTCGCGTGCTCCTTCTCCATAGCTGCGTAGGCCGCATCAGGGTCCTCCAACGCATGGGGTACAAGCTGGTCACCAAAGAGCTCATCGATCTGCTCGAGTGTGCGGCCCTTGGTCTccgggaagaagaagtaGTAGCAAGTAGCCGCAATCAAGTTTAGCACGAAGAACAGATA
It includes:
- a CDS encoding SDR family oxidoreductase (transcript_id=CADANIAT00002948); this translates as MSRVWHISGANTGLGLELTLKALSEGDRVIAAVRTPSKVPDSLKRNDVEIHQFDLSWPQEAMDMYAKKAFAAFGKIDVLVNSAGYSYMGAIEESEDAAVKTQFDINVFAQLRLICAALPHLRGQGSGTIINFSSIGGLISGPSNGIYCATKFALEGLTQALAAEIAPFGLKALVVEPGYFRTSFLSSVTSGTNIAPALDVYEGTAAHEARKAFFDYDGNQRGDPKEGVKRIWEYVADEGLLKGKEKLLRLPLGSDTGSVLTAVAKELEKTAEAYEEVWRSTDFTEGK